A single window of Pseudomonas lijiangensis DNA harbors:
- a CDS encoding nitrate reductase: MMEAPTQATQITASTCCYCGVGCGVLIEHDGQNILGVSGDPQHPANFGKLCSKGSTLHLTGDLSARALHPQLRLSKSLARSNTDWDTALEHAANVFADTIKEHGPDSVAFYISGQLLTEDYYAFNKLARALVGTNNIDSNSRLCMSSAVVGYKRSLGADAPPCSYEDIELSDCVMIVGSNMAYAHPVLFRRLEEARNRRPEMKIIVIDPRRTDTCELADLHLAIQPGTDVALFHGILHLLIDEGFTDHGFIDAHTQGYAELENLVRNYPPETVAETCGIAIEDLRACARWIGQAPGFLSLWCMGLNQSTAGSAKNSALINLHLATGQIGRPGAGPFSLTGQPNAMGGRETGSLSNLLPGHREAANAEHRAEVAEYWGVDALPATPGLPAIDLFEQLRTGKVKALWIACTNPAQSLPDQQRIREALSTCPFVVLQEAFQTTETARFADLLLPAASWGEKEGTVTNSERRLSNVRKAIPAPGLARPDWAITVDFAQRLERRLRPGTPALFDFTRPDQLFDEYKVLTQGRDLDMSGIDRALIDRLGPQQWPFPQGAREGTARLYSNGVFPTASGRAQFVCDAYVAAKELPDAQYPLTLNTGRLRDQWHGMSRTGTAARLFGHVSEAILGLHPQEMERYELASGDLVHLHSRRGDLVVPVSSDDGVRPGQAFLPMHWGDRFLKGGINVLTQPAFDPLSKQPELKYSGVRLEKADLPWQFFALIEGDVQSHLTALRPLFDTFAYASLGLIGRERPALVIRAANPEAPEHSLLEDIDRLLGLDEGPVMAYDDPKRAIGKRIRLDDGHITALRLAGETLAQHWLQNLWLQGRVDEQLRRWMLAPISTEPGKNASQARDRILCNCKNVSQSAIMKGIDNGLDLNQLKTQLGCGTQCGSCVPEIKRLISAVVLTD; encoded by the coding sequence ATGATGGAGGCTCCGACCCAGGCCACACAGATCACTGCCTCCACCTGCTGCTACTGCGGCGTTGGCTGCGGCGTGCTGATCGAACATGACGGACAGAACATTCTCGGAGTCAGTGGCGACCCGCAACATCCAGCCAACTTCGGCAAGCTGTGCAGCAAAGGCTCGACCCTGCACCTGACCGGCGACCTGTCGGCGCGGGCGCTTCACCCGCAACTGCGCCTGAGCAAAAGCCTGGCCCGCAGCAACACTGACTGGGATACGGCTCTGGAACATGCTGCCAATGTCTTCGCCGATACCATCAAGGAACACGGCCCCGACAGCGTGGCGTTCTATATTTCGGGGCAATTGCTGACCGAGGATTACTACGCCTTCAACAAGCTGGCCCGGGCACTGGTGGGCACCAATAACATCGACAGCAATTCCCGGCTCTGCATGTCTTCGGCCGTGGTAGGCTACAAACGCAGCCTGGGCGCCGATGCGCCGCCGTGCAGTTACGAAGACATCGAGCTGAGCGATTGCGTGATGATTGTCGGCAGCAACATGGCCTACGCCCACCCGGTTCTGTTCCGACGGCTGGAAGAAGCCAGGAACCGTCGGCCCGAGATGAAAATCATCGTGATAGACCCCAGGCGCACGGACACTTGCGAACTGGCGGACTTGCACCTGGCCATTCAGCCAGGCACTGACGTTGCGCTGTTTCACGGCATTCTGCATCTGCTGATTGACGAAGGCTTCACCGATCACGGCTTCATCGACGCCCACACCCAAGGCTATGCAGAACTGGAAAACCTGGTTCGGAATTACCCGCCAGAGACCGTCGCCGAAACCTGCGGCATCGCCATCGAAGACCTGCGCGCCTGCGCACGATGGATTGGCCAGGCTCCCGGCTTCCTGTCGCTCTGGTGCATGGGTTTGAACCAGTCCACAGCCGGCAGCGCCAAGAACAGCGCGCTGATCAACCTGCATCTGGCCACCGGCCAGATCGGCCGCCCCGGCGCAGGCCCCTTCTCGCTCACCGGCCAGCCCAACGCCATGGGCGGCCGCGAAACCGGCAGCCTGTCCAACCTGCTGCCAGGCCATCGTGAGGCTGCCAATGCCGAGCATCGCGCCGAAGTCGCCGAATACTGGGGAGTCGATGCGCTGCCAGCCACTCCCGGCCTGCCCGCCATCGACCTGTTCGAGCAGTTGCGTACAGGCAAGGTCAAAGCGCTATGGATCGCCTGCACCAACCCGGCCCAATCGCTGCCCGATCAGCAAAGGATCAGGGAAGCATTGAGCACATGCCCGTTCGTGGTATTACAGGAAGCTTTCCAGACCACTGAAACCGCACGTTTCGCCGACCTGTTGCTGCCCGCCGCCAGTTGGGGCGAAAAGGAAGGCACCGTCACCAACTCGGAACGACGCCTCTCCAACGTGCGCAAGGCCATTCCCGCTCCAGGCCTGGCACGTCCCGACTGGGCAATCACCGTGGATTTCGCGCAACGCCTGGAGCGCAGGCTGCGGCCCGGTACTCCTGCCCTCTTCGATTTCACACGTCCCGATCAGCTATTCGATGAGTACAAGGTTCTGACACAGGGCCGTGATCTGGACATGTCCGGCATCGACCGCGCCCTTATCGACCGCCTCGGCCCACAACAATGGCCTTTCCCCCAAGGCGCTCGCGAGGGCACCGCCCGCCTCTACAGCAATGGTGTCTTCCCGACCGCTTCGGGGCGGGCGCAATTTGTCTGCGATGCTTATGTCGCGGCCAAAGAGCTGCCCGACGCACAGTATCCACTGACCCTCAATACCGGCCGACTGCGCGATCAATGGCATGGGATGAGCCGTACCGGCACCGCCGCCCGCCTGTTTGGCCATGTCAGTGAAGCCATACTGGGCCTGCATCCGCAAGAAATGGAACGCTATGAGTTGGCGTCAGGTGATCTGGTTCATCTGCATAGCCGTCGTGGCGATCTGGTGGTGCCCGTCAGCAGCGATGATGGCGTTCGTCCGGGTCAGGCATTTCTGCCGATGCACTGGGGCGACCGGTTTCTCAAGGGAGGCATCAATGTACTGACTCAACCCGCCTTTGACCCGCTGTCCAAACAACCGGAACTCAAATATTCCGGGGTACGCCTCGAGAAAGCAGACTTGCCCTGGCAATTCTTCGCCTTGATCGAAGGTGATGTGCAAAGCCACCTGACGGCGCTTCGTCCGCTGTTTGACACATTTGCCTATGCCAGCCTGGGACTGATCGGTCGCGAGCGCCCTGCACTCGTGATAAGGGCAGCCAATCCCGAGGCACCTGAGCATTCGCTGCTGGAAGACATTGATCGTCTGCTGGGCCTCGATGAAGGTCCGGTCATGGCCTACGACGATCCAAAACGTGCCATCGGCAAGCGGATTCGCCTCGATGACGGCCACATCACCGCCTTGCGCCTGGCTGGAGAAACCCTCGCTCAGCACTGGCTGCAGAATCTTTGGCTACAAGGTCGGGTGGATGAGCAACTGCGCCGCTGGATGCTGGCGCCGATCAGCACGGAACCGGGCAAAAATGCCTCTCAGGCCCGCGACAGAATCCTCTGCAACTGCAAGAACGTCAGTCAGAGTGCAATCATGAAAGGAATAGACAACGGCCTGGATTTGAACCAGCTGAAAACACAGCTCGGTTGCGGAACCCAGTGCGGCTCATGTGTGCCGGAAATAAAAAGGCTGATAAGCGCTGTGGTACTGACGGATTGA
- a CDS encoding quinone-dependent dihydroorotate dehydrogenase: protein MYNLARQLLFKLSPETSHDLSLDLIGAGGRLGLNGLLSKAPAKLPVTVMGLEFPNPVGLAAGLDKNGAAIDGFAQLGFGFVEIGTVTPRPQPGNPKPRIFRLPDAEAIINRMGFNNLGVDNLVSRVQAAKYKGILGINIGKNFDTPVERAVDDYLICLDKVYAHASYVTVNVSSPNTPGLRSLQFGDSLKQLLEALSQRQQELTQLHGRRVPLAIKIAPDMTDEETVLVATALIESGMDAVIATNTTLSREGVEGLAHADEAGGLSGAPVREKSTHTVKVLAGELAGRMPIIAAGGITEGRHAAEKIAAGASLVQVYSGFIYKGPALIRESVDAIAAMPRG from the coding sequence ATGTATAACCTGGCCCGCCAGTTACTCTTCAAACTTTCCCCGGAAACCTCCCACGACCTGTCGCTGGACTTGATCGGTGCCGGTGGTCGGCTGGGCCTCAATGGCCTGTTGAGCAAGGCGCCTGCGAAGTTGCCGGTCACGGTCATGGGGCTGGAGTTTCCGAATCCGGTAGGGCTGGCAGCCGGGCTGGACAAGAACGGTGCCGCCATCGACGGTTTTGCGCAGTTGGGTTTTGGCTTTGTCGAGATCGGCACCGTGACGCCGCGTCCGCAGCCGGGCAACCCCAAGCCGCGTATTTTCCGCCTGCCCGATGCCGAAGCGATCATCAACCGCATGGGGTTCAACAACCTGGGCGTGGACAACCTCGTCTCCCGGGTTCAGGCTGCGAAATACAAGGGCATCCTGGGCATCAATATCGGCAAGAACTTCGATACACCAGTAGAGCGTGCTGTCGATGACTACCTGATCTGCCTGGACAAGGTCTATGCCCATGCCAGTTATGTCACCGTCAACGTCAGTTCGCCCAATACGCCAGGCCTGCGCAGCCTGCAATTTGGCGACTCCCTGAAGCAATTGCTGGAGGCCTTGAGCCAGCGTCAGCAGGAACTGACGCAATTGCATGGCCGGCGTGTGCCGCTGGCGATCAAGATCGCGCCTGACATGACCGACGAAGAAACCGTGCTGGTCGCCACGGCCCTGATCGAGTCCGGCATGGATGCGGTCATCGCCACCAACACCACGCTCAGCCGCGAAGGTGTCGAAGGTCTGGCCCATGCTGACGAAGCAGGCGGTCTGTCCGGTGCGCCCGTCCGGGAAAAGAGCACTCATACCGTCAAGGTACTGGCTGGCGAGCTGGCAGGGCGTATGCCGATCATTGCGGCAGGTGGTATCACCGAAGGCCGACATGCCGCCGAGAAGATTGCTGCTGGCGCGAGTCTGGTGCAGGTGTATTCGGGGTTCATCTACAAGGGGCCGGCGCTTATCCGTGAATCGGTGGATGCGATTGCGGCCATGCCTCGCGGCTGA
- a CDS encoding OmpA family protein — MKLKNTLGLAIGTIVAATSFGVLAQGQGAVEIEGFAKKQYFDSSRDFKNDGNLFGGSIGYFLTDDVELRLGYDEVHNARGDDGKNIKGSNTALDALYHFNNPGDMLRPYVSAGFSDQSIGQTGRGGRNGSTFANVGGGAKLYFTDNFYARAGVEAQYNIDQGETEWAPSVGIGVNFGGGSKKTEAAPVAAPVAEVCSDSDNDGVCDNVDKCPNTPANVTVDADGCPAVAEVVRVELDVKFDFDKAVVKPNSYGDIKNLADFMQQYPQTTTTVEGHTDSVGPDAYNQKLSERRASAVKQVLVNQYGVGANRVNSVGYGETRPVADNATEAGRAVNRRVEAEVEAQAK, encoded by the coding sequence ATGAAACTGAAAAACACCTTGGGCTTGGCCATTGGTACTATCGTTGCCGCGACTTCGTTCGGCGTGCTGGCGCAAGGCCAAGGCGCAGTCGAGATCGAGGGCTTCGCCAAGAAGCAATATTTTGACAGCTCTCGTGACTTCAAAAACGACGGCAACCTGTTCGGCGGTTCGATCGGTTACTTCCTGACTGACGACGTTGAACTGCGTCTGGGCTACGACGAAGTTCACAATGCTCGTGGCGACGATGGCAAGAACATCAAGGGCTCCAACACTGCCCTGGACGCTCTGTACCACTTCAACAACCCAGGCGACATGCTGCGTCCGTACGTGTCTGCAGGTTTCTCCGATCAGAGCATCGGTCAGACTGGCCGTGGTGGTCGTAACGGTTCCACCTTCGCCAACGTTGGCGGCGGTGCCAAGCTGTACTTCACCGACAACTTCTATGCTCGTGCTGGCGTTGAAGCCCAGTACAACATCGACCAAGGCGAGACCGAGTGGGCTCCTAGCGTCGGTATCGGCGTAAACTTCGGTGGCGGCAGCAAGAAAACCGAAGCAGCTCCAGTAGCTGCTCCAGTTGCTGAAGTCTGCTCCGACAGTGACAACGACGGCGTGTGCGACAACGTCGACAAGTGCCCTAACACCCCAGCCAACGTAACTGTTGACGCTGATGGCTGCCCGGCAGTTGCTGAAGTGGTTCGTGTTGAGCTGGACGTCAAGTTCGACTTCGACAAAGCTGTGGTCAAGCCTAACAGCTACGGCGACATCAAAAACCTCGCTGACTTCATGCAACAGTACCCACAAACCACCACCACTGTTGAAGGTCACACTGACTCCGTCGGTCCTGACGCTTACAACCAGAAACTGTCCGAGCGTCGCGCTAGCGCCGTTAAACAAGTTCTGGTCAACCAGTATGGTGTTGGCGCTAACCGCGTAAACTCGGTTGGTTACGGCGAAACCCGTCCAGTTGCTGACAACGCAACTGAAGCTGGCCGCGCAGTAAACCGTCGCGTAGAAGCTGAAGTTGAAGCACAAGCTAAGTAA